From Gemmatimonadota bacterium, a single genomic window includes:
- a CDS encoding succinate dehydrogenase cytochrome b subunit, translated as MAAPSVPAAGPAGGWLVRFYASTIGRKVVMAATGIVLVGFITIHMIGNLLVHRGAAAMNGYAALLQSYPALVWGTRAVVLVALVFHVHAALTLSRRARAARPERYAKLRPQVSTLAARLMRIGGLLLATFVIFHILHFTTGTILPSLFVKGEPYENVVRSFSVVWVALFYLVSMAALALHLHHGIWSMFQTLGANHPNVNGIRLHLAWFISVFIPLGFVSIPLGVLFGLVR; from the coding sequence ATGGCGGCCCCCTCGGTCCCGGCGGCCGGACCGGCGGGCGGGTGGCTGGTCCGGTTCTACGCGTCGACCATTGGACGGAAGGTCGTCATGGCGGCTACCGGCATCGTGCTGGTCGGCTTCATCACGATCCACATGATCGGGAACTTGCTGGTGCATCGCGGTGCGGCCGCCATGAACGGATATGCCGCGCTGCTCCAGAGCTATCCGGCGCTGGTCTGGGGCACTCGGGCCGTGGTCCTGGTGGCGTTGGTGTTCCACGTCCACGCCGCCCTGACGCTTTCCCGTCGGGCCAGAGCGGCCCGGCCGGAGCGGTACGCCAAGCTCAGGCCCCAGGTCTCGACCCTCGCGGCCCGCCTGATGCGGATCGGCGGGCTGCTGCTGGCCACGTTCGTCATCTTCCATATCCTCCATTTCACGACCGGCACCATTCTCCCGTCTTTGTTTGTCAAGGGCGAGCCCTACGAGAACGTGGTTCGGAGCTTTTCGGTAGTCTGGGTGGCCCTGTTCTACCTCGTGTCCATGGCAGCGCTGGCTCTGCATCTCCACCACGGGATCTGGAGCATGTTCCAAACCCTCGGTGCCAATCACCCGAACGTCAACGGGATTCGGCTCCATCTAGCCTGGTTCATCTCGGTCTTCATTCCCCTCGGCTTCGTATCGATTCCGCTGGGTGTGCTCTTCGGATTGGTTCGGTAA